The following are from one region of the Brachyhypopomus gauderio isolate BG-103 unplaced genomic scaffold, BGAUD_0.2 sc47, whole genome shotgun sequence genome:
- the zcchc9 gene encoding zinc finger CCHC domain-containing protein 9: MTRWARGNNVHKHKPAEATPWNKLKAGLRGGTTEVLPESRRAGSSDSHARKDGAHKIRNTQTFPGRKRAYRNQDGDVNGFIDYLKQTGQPLLRQSPKTRREDNGGEELATMLQKEQRREHRRIKRQKMKNNNMVCFNCRKPGHGLADCPEGSEVCYRCGSAEHDIQKCRAKVDPALGDYPFAKCFICGKTGHISRSCPDNPKGLYAAGGCCRVCGSVEHFQKDCPEHQASTNSITLSRLSNRTSADHEDISVPVKELPAKKVKVVLF, translated from the exons ATGACCCGCTGGGCAAGAGGCAACAATGTCCATAAACACAAACCAGCAGAGGCTACACCATGGAACAAGTTAAAGGCAGGATTAAGAGGAGGGACGACCGAGGTTCTCCCGGAGTCCAGGAGAGCAGGCTCTtcagacagccatgcccgcAAGGATGGAGCACACAAGATACGGAACACTCAGACTTTCCCTGGTCGCAAAAGAGCTTACAGAAACCAAGATGGAGATGTGAATGGATTTATCGATTATTTGAAACAGACTGGGCAACCACTCCTGAGGCAATCACCAAAAACCAGGAGAGAAGATAATGGGGGAGAAGAACTCGCCACAATGCTCCAAAAAGAACAAAGAAGAGAACATCGCAGGATTAAGAGACAGAAAATGAAGAACAACAACATG GTGTGCTTTAACTGTAGGAAGCCGGGCCATGGCCTGGCTGACTGCCCGGAGGGAAGTGAGGTCTGCTATCGCTGTGGCTCAGCAGAACATGACATCCAGAAATGTAGAGCTAAAGTGGACCCAGCGTTGG GAGATTATCCATTTGCCAAATGTTTTATTTGTGGAAAAACCGGTCACATATCCAGATCCTGCCCTGATAACCCAAAAGGACTGTATGCAGCAG GGGGTTGTTGtcgtgtgtgtggttcagtggAGCACTTTCAGAAGGACTGCCCAGAGCACCAGGCTTCAA CAAATTCTATCACCCTGAGTCGCCTATCCAACCGAACAAGTGCTGACCATGAAGACATCAGTGTTCCTGTGAAGGAACTGCCTGCCAAGAAAGTTAAAGTAGTGTTGTTCTGa
- the wdr45 gene encoding WD repeat domain phosphoinositide-interacting protein 4 isoform X1 codes for MAQQRGVNSLQFNQDQSCFCCAMETGVRIFNVEPLMEKGHLDREQVGSIAHCSMLHRSNLLAVVGGGVNPKFSEISVLIWDDAREVRDTKDKLVLEFTFTKPVLSVCMRHDKIIIILKNRIYVYSFPDNPMKLFEFDTRDNPKGLCDISPSLEKQLLVFPGHKCGSLQLVDLSNTKPGTSSAPFTINAHQSEIACLALNQPGTVVASASRKGTLIRLFDTSTRDKLVELRRGTDPATLYCINFSHDSSFLCASSDKGTVHIFALKDTKLNRRSALARVGKVGPVIGQYVDSQWSLASFTVPAECACICAFGKNTSKNVNSVIAICVDGTFHKYVFTPDGNCNREAFDVYLDICDDDDF; via the exons ATGGCTCAACAGCGGGGAGTGAACAGCCTACAGTTCAACCAGGACCAGA GTTGTTTCTGCTGTGCGATGGAAACTGGAGTTCGCATTTTCAATGTGGAACCCCTCATGGAAAAGGGACACCTCG ACCGTGAACAGGTGGGAAGTATAGCTCACTGCTCTATGCTTCATCGCTCAAACCTCTTGGctgttgtgggtggtggtgtcaaCCCAAAGTTTTCAGAGATTTCTG TGTTAATCTGGGATGATGCCCGGGAAGTGCGAGACACCAAAGATAAATTAGTCCTGGAGTTCACATTCACCAAgccagttctgtctgtgtgcatgaggCATGACAA AATCATTATTATCTTGAAGAACAGGATTTACGTGTACAGTTTCCCAGACAACCCCATGAAACTGTTTGAATTCGACACTCGTGACAATCCGAAAG GTCTGTGTGACATCAGTCCCAGTTTAGAGAAACAACTGCTGGTCTTCCCTGGTCATAAGTGTGGTAGTTTACAGTTGGTG GACCTTTCTAACACAAAACCCGGTACATCCTCTGCCCCGTTCACCATCAACGCTCACCAGAGTGAAATCGCCTGCTTGGCTCTGAACCAGCCCGGCACGGTGGTAGCTTCAGCCTCCAGGAAGGGCACCTTGATCCGTCTGTTTGACACCTCTACTCGCGACAAACTGGTGGAGCTGCGCAGAGGAACAGACCCTGCCACTCTATACTG CATCAACTTCAGCCATGACTCATCCTTCCTGTGTGCTTCTAGTGACAAGGGCACTGTTCACATCTTTGCCCTCAAGGACACCAAACTCAATCGCCGCTCAGC CTTGGCTCGTGTGGGGAAAGTTGGCCCTGTCATTGGGCAGTACGTGGACAGTCAGTGGTCTCTGGCCAGTTTTACTGTGCCAGCCGAGTGTGCTTGCATCTGTGCCTTTGGGAAAAACACGTCCAAAAATGTCAACTCTGTCATTG CTATATGTGTTGATGGGACATTCCACAAATACGTCTTCACTCCTGATGGGAACTGTAATCGGGAGGCTTTTGATGTGTATCTGGACatctgtgatgatgatgatttctAG
- the wdr45 gene encoding WD repeat domain phosphoinositide-interacting protein 4 isoform X2, whose protein sequence is METGVRIFNVEPLMEKGHLDREQVGSIAHCSMLHRSNLLAVVGGGVNPKFSEISVLIWDDAREVRDTKDKLVLEFTFTKPVLSVCMRHDKIIIILKNRIYVYSFPDNPMKLFEFDTRDNPKGLCDISPSLEKQLLVFPGHKCGSLQLVDLSNTKPGTSSAPFTINAHQSEIACLALNQPGTVVASASRKGTLIRLFDTSTRDKLVELRRGTDPATLYCINFSHDSSFLCASSDKGTVHIFALKDTKLNRRSALARVGKVGPVIGQYVDSQWSLASFTVPAECACICAFGKNTSKNVNSVIAICVDGTFHKYVFTPDGNCNREAFDVYLDICDDDDF, encoded by the exons ATGGAAACTGGAGTTCGCATTTTCAATGTGGAACCCCTCATGGAAAAGGGACACCTCG ACCGTGAACAGGTGGGAAGTATAGCTCACTGCTCTATGCTTCATCGCTCAAACCTCTTGGctgttgtgggtggtggtgtcaaCCCAAAGTTTTCAGAGATTTCTG TGTTAATCTGGGATGATGCCCGGGAAGTGCGAGACACCAAAGATAAATTAGTCCTGGAGTTCACATTCACCAAgccagttctgtctgtgtgcatgaggCATGACAA AATCATTATTATCTTGAAGAACAGGATTTACGTGTACAGTTTCCCAGACAACCCCATGAAACTGTTTGAATTCGACACTCGTGACAATCCGAAAG GTCTGTGTGACATCAGTCCCAGTTTAGAGAAACAACTGCTGGTCTTCCCTGGTCATAAGTGTGGTAGTTTACAGTTGGTG GACCTTTCTAACACAAAACCCGGTACATCCTCTGCCCCGTTCACCATCAACGCTCACCAGAGTGAAATCGCCTGCTTGGCTCTGAACCAGCCCGGCACGGTGGTAGCTTCAGCCTCCAGGAAGGGCACCTTGATCCGTCTGTTTGACACCTCTACTCGCGACAAACTGGTGGAGCTGCGCAGAGGAACAGACCCTGCCACTCTATACTG CATCAACTTCAGCCATGACTCATCCTTCCTGTGTGCTTCTAGTGACAAGGGCACTGTTCACATCTTTGCCCTCAAGGACACCAAACTCAATCGCCGCTCAGC CTTGGCTCGTGTGGGGAAAGTTGGCCCTGTCATTGGGCAGTACGTGGACAGTCAGTGGTCTCTGGCCAGTTTTACTGTGCCAGCCGAGTGTGCTTGCATCTGTGCCTTTGGGAAAAACACGTCCAAAAATGTCAACTCTGTCATTG CTATATGTGTTGATGGGACATTCCACAAATACGTCTTCACTCCTGATGGGAACTGTAATCGGGAGGCTTTTGATGTGTATCTGGACatctgtgatgatgatgatttctAG
- the wdr45 gene encoding WD repeat domain phosphoinositide-interacting protein 4 isoform X3, producing the protein MICLTAVLIWDDAREVRDTKDKLVLEFTFTKPVLSVCMRHDKIIIILKNRIYVYSFPDNPMKLFEFDTRDNPKGLCDISPSLEKQLLVFPGHKCGSLQLVDLSNTKPGTSSAPFTINAHQSEIACLALNQPGTVVASASRKGTLIRLFDTSTRDKLVELRRGTDPATLYCINFSHDSSFLCASSDKGTVHIFALKDTKLNRRSALARVGKVGPVIGQYVDSQWSLASFTVPAECACICAFGKNTSKNVNSVIAICVDGTFHKYVFTPDGNCNREAFDVYLDICDDDDF; encoded by the exons ATGATCTGTCTCACTGCAGTGTTAATCTGGGATGATGCCCGGGAAGTGCGAGACACCAAAGATAAATTAGTCCTGGAGTTCACATTCACCAAgccagttctgtctgtgtgcatgaggCATGACAA AATCATTATTATCTTGAAGAACAGGATTTACGTGTACAGTTTCCCAGACAACCCCATGAAACTGTTTGAATTCGACACTCGTGACAATCCGAAAG GTCTGTGTGACATCAGTCCCAGTTTAGAGAAACAACTGCTGGTCTTCCCTGGTCATAAGTGTGGTAGTTTACAGTTGGTG GACCTTTCTAACACAAAACCCGGTACATCCTCTGCCCCGTTCACCATCAACGCTCACCAGAGTGAAATCGCCTGCTTGGCTCTGAACCAGCCCGGCACGGTGGTAGCTTCAGCCTCCAGGAAGGGCACCTTGATCCGTCTGTTTGACACCTCTACTCGCGACAAACTGGTGGAGCTGCGCAGAGGAACAGACCCTGCCACTCTATACTG CATCAACTTCAGCCATGACTCATCCTTCCTGTGTGCTTCTAGTGACAAGGGCACTGTTCACATCTTTGCCCTCAAGGACACCAAACTCAATCGCCGCTCAGC CTTGGCTCGTGTGGGGAAAGTTGGCCCTGTCATTGGGCAGTACGTGGACAGTCAGTGGTCTCTGGCCAGTTTTACTGTGCCAGCCGAGTGTGCTTGCATCTGTGCCTTTGGGAAAAACACGTCCAAAAATGTCAACTCTGTCATTG CTATATGTGTTGATGGGACATTCCACAAATACGTCTTCACTCCTGATGGGAACTGTAATCGGGAGGCTTTTGATGTGTATCTGGACatctgtgatgatgatgatttctAG
- the lage3 gene encoding L antigen family member 3-like yields the protein MASRSSISDGQLEFALEVPFPSQREASIALKALSPDPEPRKGGITKTLSASACTLSVKWTADEARILRVSVGSFLDHLALVIETMDAFGQPD from the exons ATGGCGTCCCGCAGTAGCATTTCTGATGGACAGCTTGAATT TGCATTAGAAGTTCCTTTTCCTTCCCAGAGAGAAGCATCCATTGCACTAAAGGCTTTGTCTCCTGATCCAGAGCCCAGGAAAGGGGGCATCACAAAAACTCTCAGTGCCTCAGCATGCACGCTGTCTGT AAAATGGACTGCTGATGAGGCCCGTATTCTTCGTGTATCGGTAGGATCATTTTTAGATCACCTGGCACTGGTGATTGAAACTATGGATGCATTTGGACAGCCTGACTGA